GCACGACTGGGCGATCTGATCGACGGTGGCGAGATCGACGCCGCCGTGATCACCGGCACCTTCCACGGCGATGTGCGCACCGACTGGCTCGCTGACCGCGCACTCCCGTACGTCGCATTCGGGCGGCCGTGGACGCCGCAGGGCGAGACCGCGCCGCAGCACCCGTGGGTGGACGTCGACGGCGCGGCCGGCACGCGGGCCGCGACCGAGCACGTCCTGCGGACGGCCGGTCCGGCGGTCGCCTTCCTCGGGTGGCCGAGCGGATCGGGGACCGGGGATGACCGCGAGCGGGGCTGGCGGGAGGGGATGGATGCCGCAGCCGTCGCGCCCCGCAGACGCCTCGTCTCGCAGGAGAGTGTCGCCGGCGCGCGGGCGTGCATCGTCGAGGCGCTCCGGCTCGACTCCGATGCGATCGACGCCATCGTCTGCGCGAGCGACTCGCTTGCGATCGGCGCCCACCTGGCCGCCGCGGACGCGGGCGTCCCACGCCTTCCGGTCATCGGGTTCGACAACACCCCGGCGGTGGAGGCGCTCGGCCTCAGCAGCGTCGAGCAGCTGCCGGAGCAGGTGGCCCGCGGCGCGCTCGACCTGCTGATGGGGCCCACCGGCACCGTCGTCGCCGCCCGCGACAACGCGCCCGCGCCCGCACATGTGCTCGTGGAGCCGCGCCTCATCGTGCGCTGATCCGCGGGATCGATGACCGCTACTCGACGAGCTTCCCCGCGACCGAGACCTCGCGCATCAGTTCGCCGATCTCGGCGGGGATGGCCGGGATCTCCTCACGGACGACGCCGGTGGCGGGCGACCACACCAGGTTGACCTGAAGCCCGGGGTCGAGCTCAGGGTAGTCGCTGCGGTTGTGGCATCCGCGCGTCTCGCGCCGCACGAGCGCGGCCGCCAGCGTGGCTCTGGCCGCCAGTGCGGCGGAGCGCAGGTCGAACGCGTGCGCGAGGTCCTGATAGCCGGCGATGTCGGGATGCACGCCGATGTCGGGGATGCGTGCCTCGATCGCGTCGAGTTCGCGGAGCCCGGCGAGCAGCCCTTCCTCGTCGCGCACCACGCCGGCGTGCTCGGTCATCGTGTTGCGGATCGCCCGCTGCAGCGCCCGCACGTTCTCGGTTCCGTTCGCTGCCAGCAGGTCCGCGATCTCGTCGCGGGCGACCGCGACGGCCGCTGCGGAGCGCCGCTGCGCCGGGAGTGCGGCCGAGTAGGCGGCTGCGGCCCGGCCGACGATGCGGCCGAAGACGAGCAGCTCGATGAGCGAGTTCCCGCCGAGCCGGTTCGCGCCGTGGAGTCCGGACGATGCCTCGCCGATCGCGTACAGTCCCGGTACATCGGTGGAGTGATCGCTGGAGCGCACCCAGACCCCGCCCATCGAGTAGTGCGCGGTGGGCGCGATCTCGATGGGGTCTTTCGTGATGTCGAGCATCTGCAGCTCGAGCATGGTCTGGTACACGCGAGGGAGGCGGGTCATGATCGTCTCGCGCGGCAGGTGGGACACGTCGAGCCAGACGCCGCCGTTCGGGGTGCCTCGCCCCTCCTTGATCTCGGTGTAGCACGCCAGAGCGACCCGATCGCGGGTGGACAGCTCGAGCCGCTCGGGGTCGTAGCGGTGCATGAAGCGCTCGCCGAGTCCGTTGCGGAGGATGCCGCCCTCGCCGCGCGCCGCCTCGGAGATGAGGGTGCCGGCGGCGTTCTCGGGCTCGATGATGCCGCTCGGGTGGAACTGCACGAGCTCGGGGTCGCGCAGGCGGCCGCCGGCTTCGACGGCGAGCCGGAACGAATCGCCGGTGTTCTCGTCACGACGTGACGATGTGCGTCGCCAGATGCGGTTGTGACCGCCGGCTGCGAGGATGACCGCGTCGGCGTGGATGAGGTAGCGGGTCCCGTCTTCGAGGTCGAAGCCGTACGCGCCGAAGACGGCGCCGTCCTCGTTCACGAGGATGCGTGTGACGTAGACGGTGTCGAGGATCGGCACCTGCAGCTGTGCTGCGCGGTTGATCAGGGTCCGCTGGATCTCCAGGCCGGTGTAGTCGCCGGCGAACGCGGTGCGCCGGTAGGTGTGCGCGCCGAAGTAGCGCTGCGAGATGCGGCCGTCCTCCTCGCGGGCGAACGGCATGCCGTACCGCTCGAGGTCCTCGATACCGCGGGCCGCACCCGAGGTGACGATCTCGACGGTGTGCGGGTTGGCGAGCAGGTAGCTCTCCTTGAGGGTGTCGGCGGCGTGCTGCTGCCAGCTGTCCTCGGCATCCATCGTCGCGAGGGCCGCGTTGATGCCGCCCGCGGCCAGCGACGTGTGCGCGTCGGACTTCGGGCGCTTGCCGAGGGCGAGGACGTCGACACCGGCTTCGGCCAGCTCGATGGCAGCGCGCAGGCCCGAGCCTCCGGTGCCGATGACGAGGACTGTGGTGGAGATCTGGCGTTCTGCGGTGCTCATGTCTCCACGGTACGAACTGTCGCTCGATTACTCCAATGCATCTTCATCCTCGTGACGATAGGCATATCGTATGGGAATGAACCTCGAGCAGCTGCGATCGTTCGTCGAAGTTGCAGACGTGGCCAGCTTCACGCGCGCCGCCGAACGGCTGCATCTGGCCCAGCCGTCATTGAGCCGTCAGATCTCCGCGCTCGAGCACGATCTGGGCGCCGAGCTCCTCCATCGCGCTCGGGGCGGGAGCACCTTGACGACAGCGGGTCAGTCGCTCCTCCCGCTTGCTCGACGGATGCTCGCCGATGCCGACACCGTGCGGCGCGAGCTGGCGGAGCTGTCCGGCCTGCAACGGGGCAGCGTGCGCCTCGGCGCGACGCCCTCGCTGTCGGTCGGGCTCGTCGTCGAGGCGCTCTCCGCGTTCCACGCGGCCTACCCGGCGATCGGTCTGCACCTTTCCGAGCAGGGGTCGCGGCGTCTGCTGGAGGAACTGGCCGGCGGCGAGCTCGATCTCGCGCTGATCACGTCGACGAATCCGACCGCGACGGAGCGTTTGACCGTGACCCCGCTCCTCGTCGAGGAACTCGTCCTCGTCTCGGCCCGCAGCCGCCCGGCGGTGACGACGCGGCGCACGATCGAGTTGCATCAGGTCGCGCCGCTGCCCCAGATCGCGTTCCGTTCGACGTACGACCTGCGCAGCGCGACCGACGCCGCGTACGCGTCGGCATCGCTCACGCCCGACATCGTCCTCGAGGGCGCGGAGATGGACGCGGTGCTGCGGTTCGTCGAGCGCGGAGTCGGCGTCGCCATCGTCCCGGCGATGGTCGTGCTCGACCGGCCGGGTCTGCGCTCGGTGCGGTTGAGCGAACCGCGGCTGACCCGCACGATCAGTCTCGCCCGGCCAGCCGATTTCGAGCCGTCGACCGCCGCACGGGTGTTGGCGCGGACCATCACGACCACGGCGACGGCGCTGGCCGGGGCGTCCGCGACGACGCTGCGTCCGGCGGGACAGGCGGTCGGCGCGCCGACGCGTTAGGCGCTCGGCCGCGCGCCGCCGATGCGACGGGAGAGTTCGGCGGATGCCTCGAAGAGGCGATCGGAGAGCTCGACGTCGACCGGAGCATGTCCACCGGCGTCGCCATCGACCGGATATGTCACCGCGATGCCCGCGACCGGCCAGCCGGCATGATCGCGCACGGCGACGCCGATGGAGCCGAGGCCGAGCGTGACTTCGCCGTCCTCGATCGCGAATCCGCGCGCTCTGGCCTCGCGGAGCACCTCGCGCAGCTCTGCGGGGCGCGCCGGTCCTCGGCCGGTGCGATCCGAGAACGCGGAGACATCAGGATAGAGCGCGCGCACCTGCGGCCGGGGGAGCGCCGCGAGCATCGCGCGGCCCGACGCCGTCAGGTGTGCGGGCAATCGCACACCGACATCGGTCACCAGCGCTGGTCGCCGCAGGGCGCGCTCCTCGACGATGTACAGGACGTCGCGACCGTGCATGACGGCCAGATGCGCGCTTTCGCCGGTGCGATCCACCAGCTCGGAGACCAGGGGGCGACCCAGGCGGGCCAGCGGATCCTGCCGCGCGTAGCCGCCACCCAGCTCGAACGCCGCCACGCCCAGTCCCCATCGCCGCTCGGACTCCAGGTGCACGACGAACCCGTGCTCCTGGAGCGTGGCCAGCAGGTGATAGACGGTGGAGCGCGGGATGTCCAGCTGCGTCGCGATCGTCCGGGCGGCGGTCGGGCCGCGCTGACGAGCGAGATGGGCCAGCATGCGCAGGGTCTGATCGGCGGCCGGAACTTGCGGGCGAGAACTGTCTGGCATGACAGACACAGGATCTCATAGACGTCTATCCGGAGCGAGTCCTGCGGTGTGGAATCGGGGAATGAGCACCCACACCGAGACCGTTCTCGATGCCGTCGTCGTGGGACGGGTCCCACTGAGACCCGAGGAGGTCGTCTCCGTCGCGCGCTCCGGCGCGCGGGTGGAGATCGCAGCCGAAGCGCTCGTCCAGATCGCGGCGACCCGAGCACTGGTCGAGGGACTCGCCGATGATCCCGAGCCGCACTACGGCATATCGACGGGGTTCGGCGCGCTCGCGACCACCTTCATCGCTCCGGAGCGCCGGCTGCAGCTGCAGGCGAGCCTCATCCGCTCGCACGCCGCCGGCACCGGGGCGCCGGTGGAGCGCGAGGTGGTGCGCGCGCTGCAGCTGCTGCGCTTGCAGACGCTCGCCACAGGTCGCACCGGCGTGCGTCCGATCGTCGTGCAGACGTACGCGGCGATGCTGAACGCGGGGATCACGCCGATCGTGCGCGAGTACGGATCGCTCGGCTGCTCCGGAGACCTCGCGCCGCTCTCCTCCGTCGCGCTCGCCGCGATGGGCGAGGGGGAGGTCGAGGTGGACGGGGTGCCGCGACCGGCCGGTGGTGCGCTGGCGGCAGCATCCATCGCCCCACTGGTCCTGCGTGAGAAGGAGGGACTCGCGCTCATCAACGGCACCGACGGCATGCTCGGGATGCTGCTGCTGGCGCTGCATGACCTGTCCGTGCTGCTTGAGACCGCCGATGTCGCAGCCGCGATGTCGATCGAGAGCCAGCTCGGCACCGATGCCGTGTTCGCCGCCGATCTGATGGCGCTGCGCCCGCAGACCGGGCAGACCGCCTCGGCCGCGAACCTCCGCGCCTTCCTCGCCGACTCGGCGATCATGCGGAGCCATCGGGATCCCGCCGTGTGCACCCGCGTGCAGGATGCGTATTCGCTGCGCTGCAGCCCGCAGGTGCACGGCGCCGCGCGCGACACGCTCGATCACGCGCGAACGGTCGCGTTCCGAGAGCTGTCCGCGGCGGTGGACAACCCGGTCATCACGACCGATGGGCGGGTCGAGTCCAACGGGAACTTCCACGGCGCACCGATCGCCTACGTGCTGGACTTCCTCGCGATCGCCGTCGCCGACACGGCATCCGTCTCCGAGCGCCGCACCGATCGCGCCCTGGACCCGGCGCGCAGCAACGGGCTCCCGCCCTTCCTCGCGCATGAGGTCGGCGTCGATTCGGGACTCATGATCGCGCAGTACGCCGCCGCCGGGATCGTCTCGGAGCTGAAGAGGCTGGCCGTGCCGGCATCCGTCGACTCGATCCCGTCCTCGGCGATGCAGGAGGATCACGTGTCGATGGGGTGGGCGGCCGCGCGCAAGCTCCGACGCGCGATCGACGGCCTCGCACGCGTGCTGGCGATCGAAGTGCTCACCGGCGCGCGGGCCCTGGACCTGCGAGCGCCGCTGCAGCCCGCACCGGCCACCTCTGCGGTGCGCGACCTGGTGCGAACGGCGGTCTCCGGACCCGGCCCGGACCATCATCTCTCACCCGACATCGAGGCGGTGACCGACCTGGTCCTCTCCGGTGCGGTGGCCGCCGCAGCAGAAGGAGCACGAGCATGACCACGACCGATGCCCGGACCGT
This portion of the Microbacterium pygmaeum genome encodes:
- a CDS encoding LacI family DNA-binding transcriptional regulator — protein: MAKPPTVDDVARVAGVSRQTVSNVLNAPDIVRERTRERVSAAILELGYRPHAAARRLRMQRSSTIGIHLDPYAGGISGVVLDRFVHALTERATERGMRMLVYAARSPEEEIARLGDLIDGGEIDAAVITGTFHGDVRTDWLADRALPYVAFGRPWTPQGETAPQHPWVDVDGAAGTRAATEHVLRTAGPAVAFLGWPSGSGTGDDRERGWREGMDAAAVAPRRRLVSQESVAGARACIVEALRLDSDAIDAIVCASDSLAIGAHLAAADAGVPRLPVIGFDNTPAVEALGLSSVEQLPEQVARGALDLLMGPTGTVVAARDNAPAPAHVLVEPRLIVR
- a CDS encoding L-aspartate oxidase, with the protein product MSTAERQISTTVLVIGTGGSGLRAAIELAEAGVDVLALGKRPKSDAHTSLAAGGINAALATMDAEDSWQQHAADTLKESYLLANPHTVEIVTSGAARGIEDLERYGMPFAREEDGRISQRYFGAHTYRRTAFAGDYTGLEIQRTLINRAAQLQVPILDTVYVTRILVNEDGAVFGAYGFDLEDGTRYLIHADAVILAAGGHNRIWRRTSSRRDENTGDSFRLAVEAGGRLRDPELVQFHPSGIIEPENAAGTLISEAARGEGGILRNGLGERFMHRYDPERLELSTRDRVALACYTEIKEGRGTPNGGVWLDVSHLPRETIMTRLPRVYQTMLELQMLDITKDPIEIAPTAHYSMGGVWVRSSDHSTDVPGLYAIGEASSGLHGANRLGGNSLIELLVFGRIVGRAAAAYSAALPAQRRSAAAVAVARDEIADLLAANGTENVRALQRAIRNTMTEHAGVVRDEEGLLAGLRELDAIEARIPDIGVHPDIAGYQDLAHAFDLRSAALAARATLAAALVRRETRGCHNRSDYPELDPGLQVNLVWSPATGVVREEIPAIPAEIGELMREVSVAGKLVE
- a CDS encoding LysR family transcriptional regulator yields the protein MNLEQLRSFVEVADVASFTRAAERLHLAQPSLSRQISALEHDLGAELLHRARGGSTLTTAGQSLLPLARRMLADADTVRRELAELSGLQRGSVRLGATPSLSVGLVVEALSAFHAAYPAIGLHLSEQGSRRLLEELAGGELDLALITSTNPTATERLTVTPLLVEELVLVSARSRPAVTTRRTIELHQVAPLPQIAFRSTYDLRSATDAAYASASLTPDIVLEGAEMDAVLRFVERGVGVAIVPAMVVLDRPGLRSVRLSEPRLTRTISLARPADFEPSTAARVLARTITTTATALAGASATTLRPAGQAVGAPTR
- a CDS encoding IclR family transcriptional regulator — encoded protein: MPDSSRPQVPAADQTLRMLAHLARQRGPTAARTIATQLDIPRSTVYHLLATLQEHGFVVHLESERRWGLGVAAFELGGGYARQDPLARLGRPLVSELVDRTGESAHLAVMHGRDVLYIVEERALRRPALVTDVGVRLPAHLTASGRAMLAALPRPQVRALYPDVSAFSDRTGRGPARPAELREVLREARARGFAIEDGEVTLGLGSIGVAVRDHAGWPVAGIAVTYPVDGDAGGHAPVDVELSDRLFEASAELSRRIGGARPSA
- the hutH gene encoding histidine ammonia-lyase, giving the protein MSTHTETVLDAVVVGRVPLRPEEVVSVARSGARVEIAAEALVQIAATRALVEGLADDPEPHYGISTGFGALATTFIAPERRLQLQASLIRSHAAGTGAPVEREVVRALQLLRLQTLATGRTGVRPIVVQTYAAMLNAGITPIVREYGSLGCSGDLAPLSSVALAAMGEGEVEVDGVPRPAGGALAAASIAPLVLREKEGLALINGTDGMLGMLLLALHDLSVLLETADVAAAMSIESQLGTDAVFAADLMALRPQTGQTASAANLRAFLADSAIMRSHRDPAVCTRVQDAYSLRCSPQVHGAARDTLDHARTVAFRELSAAVDNPVITTDGRVESNGNFHGAPIAYVLDFLAIAVADTASVSERRTDRALDPARSNGLPPFLAHEVGVDSGLMIAQYAAAGIVSELKRLAVPASVDSIPSSAMQEDHVSMGWAAARKLRRAIDGLARVLAIEVLTGARALDLRAPLQPAPATSAVRDLVRTAVSGPGPDHHLSPDIEAVTDLVLSGAVAAAAEGARA